From the Solanum lycopersicum chromosome 10, SLM_r2.1 genome, one window contains:
- the LOC101249965 gene encoding tryptophan synthase beta chain 1-like codes for MELEVALRDYVGRETPLHFAQRLTDYYKSINKGIGPDIYLKREDLNHGGAHKINNAIAQAMLAKRIGFKNVVVSTGAGQHGVSTAAACAKLSLECTIFMGSLDMERQPSNVLLMKNLGAKVKLVKGSFKDAMSEGIRYWVNNLDKTYFLVGATIGPHPCPTMVRNFQSIIGKETRRQAMEKWGGKPHVLVACVGSGSNALGLFHEFIQDEHVRLIGVEAGGIGLDSDQHSATMARGQVGVYHGAMSYLLQDEEGQIIVPHSIGVGLEYPGVSPELSFLKDKRRIEFSIVTDEEALEAYKRLCRLEGIIPSLEASHAIAFLDKLCYTLKDGEKVIINLSGHGEKDAAFVFNHTPNHE; via the exons ATGGAGCTTGAAGTGGCATTAAGAGACTATGTAGGCCGTGAAACACCTTTACATTTTGCACAAAGACTCACGGATTATTACAAGAGCATTAATAAGGGTATAGGGCCAGATATATATCTCAAAAGGGAAGATCTCAACCATGGTGGTGCACACAAGATCAACAACGCTATTGCACAAGCGATGTTGGCCAAACGTATCGGCTTCAAAAACGTGGTGGTGTCCACCGGTGCTGGGCAACACGGTGTCTCCACGGCAGCTGCGTGTGCTAAACTCTCATTGGAGTGCACAATATTTATGGGAAGCTTAGATATGGAGAGACAACCTTCAAACGTACTGTTGATGAAGAATCTTGGTGCAAAG GTGAAATTAGTTAAAGGAAGCTTCAAGGATGCTATGTCGGAAGGTATTAGATATTGGGTTAACAATTTGGATAAAACCTACTTCTTAGTAGGTGCAACCATAGGACCTCACCCATGTCCAACCATGGTTCGTAATTTTCAATCAATTATTGGAAAAGAGACTAGGAGACAAGCCATGGAGAAGTGGGGTGGCAAACCACATGTGTTGGTGGCTTGTGTTGGGAGTGGCTCTAATGCATTGGGATTGTTTCATGAATTTATACAAGATGAACATGTTAGGCTAATAGGTGTTGAGGCCGGTGGGATCGGTCTTGATTCAG ATCAACACTCGGCAACTATGGCTAGGGGTCAAGTTGGGGTGTACCATGGTGCCATGAGCTATCTATTGCAAGACGAGGAGGGCCAAATTATCGTACCACACTCTATAGGTGTCGG ATTAGAGTATCCTGGAGTCAGCCCTGAGCTTAGCTTTCTAAAAGACAAGAGACGTATTGAGTTTTCTATCGTTACAGATGAAGAAGCGTTAGAAG CGTATAAACGATTGTGTAGGCTAGAAGGAATAATTCCAAGTTTAGAAGCTTCTCATGCAATTGCATTTCTTGACAAGCTTTGTTATACTTTAAAGGATGGTGAGAAGgtgattataaatttaagtGGCCATGGAGAAAAAGATGCTGCATTTGTTTTCAATCATACACCAAACcatgaataa